The following proteins come from a genomic window of Merismopedia glauca CCAP 1448/3:
- a CDS encoding YlxR family protein, which yields MSKNYRRCISCRHLAVKKSFWRIVRVYPSYQVQLDYGMGRSAYICPQESCLEAARKKNRLGRSLKANVPEAIYQKLWQRLDTNQLLS from the coding sequence ATGAGCAAAAACTACCGTCGCTGTATCAGTTGTCGCCATCTAGCTGTCAAAAAGTCATTCTGGCGGATTGTCAGAGTCTATCCCTCATACCAGGTACAATTAGATTATGGTATGGGGCGCTCTGCTTATATCTGTCCCCAGGAAAGCTGTCTGGAAGCAGCGCGCAAAAAAAACCGCCTGGGGCGATCGCTAAAAGCCAATGTGCCAGAAGCGATCTACCAAAAGTTATGGCAACGTTTAGACACAAACCAACTACTAAGCTAG
- the nusA gene encoding transcription termination factor NusA has protein sequence MAIVELKGLRELIDNISRERNLPRHSVQEALREALIKGYERYRRAQDLDAHFEDNYFDNFEVELDVDGEGFRILATKTIVESVEYEDHEISLEQVQEVAGEASEEVQEQAITAALGDPVLIDVTPEQGEFGRMAAIQTKQVLAQKLRDQQRKLVQEEFEDLEGTVLQARVLRFERQSAIVAVNSGTGQPDVEAELPKRDQLPNDNYRIGATYKVLLKEVREGMHRGAQLRVSRSDASLVVYLFANEVPEIEDEIVRIVAIAREANPIARHVGSRTKIAVDTLERDVDPVGACIGARGSRIQVVVNELRGEKIDVIRWSPDPSTYVANALSPARIQEVRLVNPEERQAHVLVAEDQLSLAIGKDGQNVRLAARLTGWKIDIKDVAKYDSQAEMAKLQSESALNYNSPETDISESLDAEETAA, from the coding sequence ATGGCGATCGTCGAACTCAAGGGATTAAGAGAGCTAATCGATAACATCAGTAGGGAACGCAATCTACCCCGACACTCAGTCCAAGAAGCCCTAAGAGAAGCCCTAATCAAAGGATACGAGCGCTATCGTCGCGCGCAAGATTTGGATGCCCATTTTGAGGATAATTACTTCGATAATTTTGAAGTCGAATTAGATGTAGATGGAGAAGGATTTCGGATTCTCGCTACCAAAACCATCGTGGAATCGGTGGAATATGAAGACCACGAAATCTCTTTAGAGCAAGTTCAAGAAGTTGCTGGTGAAGCCTCCGAAGAAGTCCAAGAACAAGCCATCACCGCCGCTTTAGGAGATCCAGTCCTCATCGACGTTACCCCCGAACAAGGGGAATTTGGGCGCATGGCGGCGATTCAAACCAAGCAAGTTCTGGCTCAAAAACTCAGAGATCAACAACGTAAACTAGTCCAAGAAGAATTTGAAGACTTAGAAGGAACAGTCTTACAAGCTAGAGTCTTGCGTTTTGAACGTCAGTCAGCCATCGTCGCAGTGAACAGTGGTACGGGACAACCAGATGTAGAAGCAGAACTTCCCAAAAGAGATCAACTACCTAATGATAACTACCGGATCGGAGCCACCTACAAAGTCCTCCTGAAAGAAGTTAGAGAAGGAATGCATCGAGGCGCTCAACTGCGAGTATCTCGTTCTGACGCTAGTTTAGTTGTTTACTTATTCGCCAACGAAGTCCCCGAAATCGAAGACGAAATCGTACGGATAGTCGCTATAGCTAGAGAAGCCAACCCCATCGCTCGTCATGTAGGTTCAAGAACTAAAATCGCCGTCGATACCTTAGAAAGAGATGTCGATCCCGTAGGTGCTTGTATTGGCGCTCGCGGTTCCAGAATTCAAGTCGTAGTCAACGAACTACGAGGCGAAAAAATCGACGTGATTCGTTGGTCCCCAGATCCATCTACCTACGTCGCCAATGCCTTGAGTCCAGCGAGAATTCAAGAAGTTCGTCTCGTCAATCCAGAAGAGCGTCAAGCCCATGTTTTAGTAGCTGAAGATCAATTGAGTTTAGCCATTGGTAAAGATGGACAAAATGTTCGCCTCGCTGCTAGATTAACTGGCTGGAAAATCGATATCAAAGATGTAGCTAAATATGACAGCCAAGCGGAAATGGCTAAGCTACAATCAGAATCAGCATTAAATTATAACAGCCCAGAAACAGACATTTCCGAATCACTAGATGCAGAGGAGACAGCAGCCTGA
- the rimP gene encoding ribosome maturation factor RimP, protein MTHPIIPEIVDLANAISADLGLEVVGAVFHTHQSPPILRVNVRNRNDETSLDDCERMSKALEAKLDAEQMIEGRYVLEVSSPGISTTLTSDREFISFRGFPIKITTTEPFLGKSQWKGLLVKRDENNVYINQKGKTVTITRSAIEIVELDEDSST, encoded by the coding sequence ATGACTCATCCTATTATTCCTGAAATCGTCGATCTGGCAAATGCCATCAGTGCCGATCTAGGATTGGAAGTAGTAGGGGCTGTGTTTCACACTCATCAAAGTCCACCAATCTTGCGTGTCAATGTCCGCAATCGCAATGATGAAACTAGTTTGGACGATTGCGAACGCATGAGTAAAGCCTTAGAAGCAAAGCTAGATGCAGAACAAATGATTGAAGGTCGATATGTGTTGGAAGTTTCTAGTCCAGGAATTTCGACTACATTAACCAGCGATCGCGAGTTTATCTCTTTTAGAGGATTCCCTATCAAAATTACCACCACTGAACCCTTTTTGGGAAAGTCCCAGTGGAAAGGCTTATTAGTTAAACGAGATGAAAACAACGTTTATATCAATCAAAAAGGTAAAACAGTAACTATTACTCGCTCAGCAATAGAAATAGTGGAACTAGATGAAGATAGCTCCACTTAG